In Arthrobacter sp. CJ23, the genomic window TTGTCGCGGTCGATGGGTGGGCGCTTGATGGCGATCGTGAGCTCGTGTTCGCCTGAGGGCATGTCGAAGTCATGGAACTGGCCGACGGGTGCCATATGCGGCGCGGGAAACTGGAATTGGCTTCCTTGCGCGCCGTAGAGAAAGGCTCCATCGAGCCACACCCGGTAATGCTCGGTGGAGTTGAACATGAACCGCACGGCTTTCCGGCCGCGCGAGTCGACGTTCAGCCGGAGCAGAAGAATTCGATCCTCGAAGTCCGTGCGCAGCAGCTGACTGCATGTCCCCAAAAGGGCAGAAGATACGAACGGCTTCGTGACCGGCGGTATAATGCCATCGATGGGCGGGAGCTCTGTCTGATCACGGACAGTCCACTTTCCCTGCGTCGTGTTCGTCCACCCGATCTGCACGGGAATCGTGTGGTTAGCGGGATCGAAGGGTGAGCTCTCCGCGGTGGGAGGCGTGCCGGGGAGTCGCGCAGCAAGGTCGATCACCAGGTCGGTGAAACCATCGATCGTCGGTGGCGGCGTAATTCCCGTGATCTCATCGTTCAGAACGAGATCACGTCCGATCGGCTCGAGCCATTTCGAGTCGATCGAGTCCGGGTCGAGGATGCCCAAGAGCGCACCGAGGGATGCGGTGGAGCTGTCCGTGTCCTCACCGCAGTTGTTCGTGATGCAGATTCGCTCGCTGAAGTCCTTACCAGCCAGCCACCCAAGTATGACGAAGCCGGTGTTCGGTCGCACATCCGTGAAATCAGAACGGCCGTATGTGGACATGATGAGCGCCCGCACCTCTTGCCATCCAAGACCGGATCGCACCCAATTCCGAGTGTCATTCACGACCGCAACGATGGCGGAATCTGCAGGGATCCCGGCCAGTGCGCCATCGATAAGACGGTTGATGTCGTCGTCGACGAATGCCAGCGCCTGCAGTCGCGCAAGGAACACCGCGGCGTAGATCCCATCGCCCGCGTGGTCGAAACAGGCGTCTTCATATGCATATGCGCCGGCGAGGTCGGGATCTCCTGGCGCGAGGCACGCCCACAGTTCACTCCTGATCGCAGCGCCCTCTCCGCACGTGAACCAATTGTCGAATGAACCCGTATAGGGCGGTTCGAGTCCTTCGGCGAGGTTTCGCATTCCCACGCCGTACTCATTCCAGGGGAAGGCAACGTGATCGGCCCACGCCTGTGCGATGACGTGACGATCTACCGCTGGCTCAGACATCCCGTCGATCACGCAGGCATAGAGCACCTGAAGGTCGAGGTCGTCGTTCGGCACCATCTCGGCTGGCACTGGAAAGTAGAAGCTCTCATCGAGAGGTCCTTCAAGTCCTTCGAAAGTCTGGCCCAGCGTCCCCCCTACGGCCTTACCCAACCAGCAACCGAGAATCTTCTCCCGTGACATTTTTTCCTTCCGTTTTGATTGAGCTTTGAGAGCTCGCTTCGTCCTGCACTTGCGTCTCAGCTCGTCAATACGAATCCGAAGGTCGTTGTATTACCTGCTTCGTCGTAGACGACGAGAGTATTGTTACCGGCGACTGCCCCGAACGTCCCGGGTTTGACGTAGTTCACGTCGGACCATGCATTGTTCGTCAGGTCCTTAACCACCCCGTTGATCGTGACTTTGTCGATCCGGCCGAGATCATGAAGCTTGAAGCTCACCCGCGAATACGTGCCGTCGCTGCCAACCGTGTAGGACGAACCTTCCTTGACAGTCACGATTGGTGCTGTCGTGTCGATTGTGACGTTGAAGGTGGCGTGTTGAGAGGAATTTCCCGCAACATCTTCCGCGCTGTAGGAAATTGAGTAGCTACCGTCAGTGAGATCAAGGAGGGCTGAATGTGATGCGCTCATTGCACCGTTCGCTGGCGAAGCCG contains:
- a CDS encoding ADP-ribosylglycohydrolase family protein, with the translated sequence MSREKILGCWLGKAVGGTLGQTFEGLEGPLDESFYFPVPAEMVPNDDLDLQVLYACVIDGMSEPAVDRHVIAQAWADHVAFPWNEYGVGMRNLAEGLEPPYTGSFDNWFTCGEGAAIRSELWACLAPGDPDLAGAYAYEDACFDHAGDGIYAAVFLARLQALAFVDDDINRLIDGALAGIPADSAIVAVVNDTRNWVRSGLGWQEVRALIMSTYGRSDFTDVRPNTGFVILGWLAGKDFSERICITNNCGEDTDSSTASLGALLGILDPDSIDSKWLEPIGRDLVLNDEITGITPPPTIDGFTDLVIDLAARLPGTPPTAESSPFDPANHTIPVQIGWTNTTQGKWTVRDQTELPPIDGIIPPVTKPFVSSALLGTCSQLLRTDFEDRILLLRLNVDSRGRKAVRFMFNSTEHYRVWLDGAFLYGAQGSQFQFPAPHMAPVGQFHDFDMPSGEHELTIAIKRPPIDRDKAEWVIALVERPSMLWIENAFRPHL